A single region of the Raphanus sativus cultivar WK10039 chromosome 1, ASM80110v3, whole genome shotgun sequence genome encodes:
- the LOC108806611 gene encoding uncharacterized protein LOC108806611 isoform X1 → MDQSTAAPKSHCLPNTIESSRDLQCVGTMEIAASKPIGFLCGSLPVLPDNSFPTFTSALLPSLETYRFASFLSFFFVFFFNLKKKLFVWCCRVSAPRYQKIPLKTDLNRPPLLTDFPEQVLPLAVVKSRITGDISKEGNVINKKCEALAVSGLAEYGDEIDVIAPVDILKQIFKIPYSKARVSIAVQRVGQTLVLNPGPDVEEGDKLIRRHKNQPQCTKNVDESLFLNFAMHSVRMEACDCPPTHPVHAEGQSSSSSSALPAEETAPDDRLDNAGSSKQLEHDGLICENDKRKKKNKEREPIRKNTLVSDKNRKIKPSGDSEKHRRCGRNEFLRVLFWQFHNFRMLLGSDLLLFSNDKYLSVSLHLWDLSEKVTPLTWLEAWLDNVMASVPELAICYHEKGVVQGYELLKTDDIFLLKGIAEDGTPAFHPHFVQKNGHAVLRFLQSNCKDDPGVYWLYKSAGEDVIQLFDLSIISNSQSPGDENDSASTLPSMIHSGRSDSLFSLGNLLYRVGHRLSLSVVPNDRTKCARFLRKCLNFLDEPDHMVVRAYAHEQFARLILNNDEEVDLTFESNNVQREVEITDLEEESLDPVTVVSESEEVIFSEDKFTEEFEKDVPPCKKLLSSDSPDSHDAETSANSDANLVLGHVSQAPAPLIETTTYLISSKLAAVHHVSQAIKSLRWTRQLQSSEQAEQDGPFNEALPPVDFSKCSCGDPDCIEVCDIRKWLPTSKLDRKLWNLVLLLGESYLSLGEAYKEDGQLHQSLNTVELACSVYGSMPHKFEETLFVSSMNKSVSLQSKSQEATDFEAELSSAGLFWAKVWMLVGDIYVQFHIVKGQELAKRPKVTSNSQLRMPSEIVKEVERLKKKLSEYSQNCSTCSLVNCSCKGDRASSGRSASSSSSGSSVRTVSHNRKHNRKLKSKNVTSRLSRNVEDEHVNVTLDQNESSSSKEIETSAGTKEAVFLDQQNESSSKGVKKGGIFKYLKGSKSDDDAESNLLAALNCYEETRKALQELPSGCNEFQSLNRKKGWVCNELGRNRLESKALNKAEDAFADAIVAFKEVHDHTNVILINCNLGHGRRALAEEIVSKMEALKLHPAFKNAYEQALESAKIEYSKSLGYYMAAKTEHSVAADSVPENLKVEVYTQLAHTHLRFGMILAKEDTTVLKHEVSASDAIREALALYESLGEIRRQEAAYAYLQLARYHKDRCLRILETEQRATNVIQRAKQYALLADRNWQRSMDFYGPENHPSMFLTILIERSALSFSLSNFWQSNTMLETAFSCLLEGRHVSETHAESLRTEDPELYFKFWAQSQMVLKRMLTLSIPAEGANKSQTSGKLRELYKTSLKSKSLSDLNAMHALWTTRVN, encoded by the exons ATGGATCAATCAACTGCTGCTCCAAAGTCGCATTGTCTCCCGAACACAATCGAAAGCTCCAGAGATTTGCAATGCGTCGGAACTATGGAGATCGCCGCCTCGAAACCGATCGGTTTCCTCTGTGGCTCCCTTCCCGTTCTCCCCGATAACTCCTTCCCAACTTTCACTTCCGCTCTCTTACCTTCCCTCGAAACGTACCGTTTTGCATCTTTtctaagctttttttttgtttttttttttaatttaaaaaaaaaactgtttgtTTGGTGTTGCAGAGTTAGTGCTCCAAGGTACCAGAAGATTCCGCTCAAGACAGATCTCAATCGACCTCCTCTCCTAACTGATTTTCCCGAGCAAGTATTACCCCTCGCCGTTGTCAAGTCTAGAATCACCGGAG ATATATCTAAAGAGGGTAATGTTATAAACAAGAAATGTGAAGCACTTGCTGTATCGGGTTTAGCCGAATATGGAGATGAGATAGACGTCATTGCCCCGGTTGACATTCTTAAGCAGATTTTTAAGATACCTTACTCCAAGGCTCGAGTCTCCATTGCTGTTCAACGTGTTGGACAGACTCTCGTTTTGAACCCTGGACCTGATGTTGAAGAAGGAGATAAACTGATTAGGAGGCACAAGAATCAACCCCAATGTACAAAAAACGTGGATGAGTCTTTGTTTCTCAACTTTGCTATGCATTCTGTGAGGATGGAGGCCTGTGATTGCCCTCCAACACATCCCGTACATGCAGAGGGACAGTcaagttcttcttcttctgctctcCCCGCGGAAGAGACTGCTCCTGACGACAGACTTGACAACGCCGGAAGTAGTAAACAACTGGAGCATGATGGTCTTATTTGTGAAAATGACAAGaggaaaaagaagaacaaagaacGTGAGCCGATTAGGAAAAATACTCTAGTCAGTGACAAGAATCGGAAGATCAAGCCGTCAGGAGACTCTGAGAAACACAGAAGATGTGGGAGAAATGagttcttgagagttctgttTTGGCAATTCCACAACTTCCGCATGCTTTTGGGAAGTGATCTGCTTCTCTTCAGCAACGACAAGTATTTGTCTGTTAGCTTGCATTTGTGGGACCTTAGCGAAAAG GTTACACCTTTAACTTGGCTTGAAGCTTGGCTTGATAATGTAATGGCAAGTGTGCCCGAGCTAGCAATTTGCTACCATGAGAAAGGTGTTGTCCAAGGGTATGAACTCTTAAAAACAGATGACATCTTTCTACTAAAAGGAATCGCTGAGGATGGTACACCTGCCTTTCATCCTCATTTTGTTCAGAAGAATGGCCATGCTGTTCTAAGGTTTCTTCAGTCAAATTGCAAAGATGATCCTGGAGTTTATTGG CTTTACAAAAGTGCGGGTGAAGATGTGATTCAGCTCTTTGATCTCTCTATTATTTCAAACAGCCAATCTCCAGGAGATGAAAACGACAGTGCAAGCACATTGCCGTCTATGATTCACAGTGGGAGAAGTGACTCGTTGTTTTCCTTAGGAAATCTACTCTATCGTGTTGGTCATAGACTTTCTTTGTCTGTG GTGCCAAATGATCGGACCAAGTGTGCGAGGTTCCTTAGAAAATGTCTGAATTTCTTAGACGAGCCTGATCATATG GTTGTTCGAGCATATGCACATGAGCAGTTTGCAAGGCTCATTCTGAATAATGACGAGGAAGTTGATTTGACTTTCGAGTCTAATAATGTGCAACGTGAAGTCGAAATTACAGATCTAGAAGAGGAATCACTTGATCCTGTTACTGTTGTCAGTGAAAGTGAGGAGGTGATTTTCTCGGAGGACAAGTTCACTGAAGAGTTTGAGAAAGATGTGCCACCCTGCAAGAAACTATTAAGTTCAGACAGTCCAGATTCACATGATGCCGAAACCTCTGCTAATTCAGATGCCAATCTCGTTCTTGGTCATGTGAGCCAAGCTCCTGCACCTCTGATTGAGACTACAACGTATCTGATTTCATCGAAGCTAGCAGCAGTTCACCACGTTTCTCAAGCTATAAAGTCTCTCAGGTGGACACGACAACTACAGTCTTCAGAACAGGCTGAACAGGACGGTCCATTTAATGAGGCATTACCTCCTGTTGATTTTTCCAAATGCTCATGTGGTGATCCTGATTGTATTGAAGTCTGTGATATCCGTAAGTGGCTTCCAACATCTAAACTAGATAGGAAACTGTGGAACCTTGTTCTACTACTTGGTGAATCATACCTTTCTCTAGGGGAGGCTTACAAAGAGGACGGACAGTTGCACCAGTCTTTGAATACTGTGGAATTAGCCTGTTCTGTTTATGGATCAATGCCGCATAAGTTTGAAGAGACACTGTTTGTTTCCTCAATGAACAAGTCTGTTTCACTGCAGTCGAAGTCCCAAGAGGCAACAGATTTTGAAGCGGAACTTTCATCAGCAGGACTCTTTTGGGCTAAAGTGTGGATGCTGGTCGGTGATATATATGTTCAGTTCCACATTGTTAAAGGCCAAGAGCTGGCAAAAAGACCAAAAGTGACATCTAACAGTCAGTTAAGAATGCCGTCAGAAATAGTAAAAGAAGTAGAGAGGCTTAAGAAGAAGTTATCTGAGTACAGTCAAAATTGCTCCACGTGCTCATTAGTAAACTGCAGTTGTAAGGGTGACAGAGCAAGCAGTGGAAGAAGCGCAAGTAGCAGCAGCAGTGGAAGCAGTGTCCGTACTGTGTCTCATAACAGAAAGCACAATAGGAAACTCAAGTCCAAGAATGTCACTAGCAGGCTCTCACGAAATGTTGAAGATGAACATGTTAATGTCACTTTGGATCAGAATGAATCCAGCTCTTCTAAAGAAATAGAGACGTCAGCAGGAACAAAAGAAGCTGTCTTTCTGGATCAGCAGAATGAATCCAGCTCTAAGGGAGTGAAAAAGGGAGGAATATTCAAGTATCTCAAGGGTTCGAAGTCTGATGATGATGCAGAGAGCAATCTCTTGGCTGCGTTGAACTGTTATGAGGAAACTAGAAAAGCTTTACAGGAGCTTCCAAGTGGCTGTAACGAGTTTCAGTCTCTCAACAGAAAGAAAGGTTGGGTCTGTAATGAACTTGGTCGGAACCGTCTCGAGAGCAAAGCGCTCAACAAAGCTGAAGACGCTTTTGCTGATGCTATCGTGGCGTTCAAGGAAGTTCACGACCACACGAATGTTATACTTATCAACTGCAACCTGGGTCATGGGCGACGAGCACTAGCTGAAGAAATAGTCTCAAAGATGGAAGCTCTTAAACTGCATCCTGCTTTCAAAAATGCTTACGAGCAAGCTTTGGAGAGTGCAAAAATAGAATACAGCAAGTCACTCGGTTATTACATGGCAGCAAAGACAGAACACAGCGTCGCCGCTGATTCGGTTCCAGAGAATCTGAAAGTTGAGGTCTACACGCAGCTTGCTCATACACATCTAAGATTTGGAATGATTTTAGCAAAAGAAGACACAACCGTTCTAAAACATGAAGTATCAGCCAGTGATGCTATAAGAGAGGCATTGGCTTTATACGAATCTCTTGGGGAAATACGCAGACAGGAAGCTGCTTACGCTTACCTTCAGTTAGCGAGGTATCACAAAGATCGTTGCTTAAGGATCTTGGAAACTGAGCAGCGCGCCACTAATGTCATCCAGAGAGCCAAGCAGTATGCGTTGTTGGCAGATAGAAACTGGCAGAGATCAATGGACTTTTATGGCCCTGAGAATCATCCCTCAATGTTCTTGACGATTCTGATAGAGAGGTCGGCTCTTTCCTTTAGCCTTTCAAACTTCTGGCAATCAAACACT ATGCTTGAGACGGCTTTCTCTTGCCTGCTTGAGGGCCGCCACGTTTCTGAAACTCATGCGGAATCATTAAGAACCGAGGACCCGGAGCTTTACTTCAAATTCTGGGCCCAATCGCAGATGGTTCTCAAGAGAATGCTGACCTTATCCATACCTGCGGAAGGAGCAAACAAGTCTCAGACCTCTGGGAAACTAAGAGAGCTGTATAAAACGTCACTCAAGTCGAAAAGTCTGAGCGACTTGAATGCAATGCATGCCTTGTGGACTACAAGGGTAAACTAG
- the LOC108806611 gene encoding uncharacterized protein LOC108806611 isoform X2 has translation MDQSTAAPKSHCLPNTIESSRDLQCVGTMEIAASKPIGFLCGSLPVLPDNSFPTFTSALLPSLETVSAPRYQKIPLKTDLNRPPLLTDFPEQVLPLAVVKSRITGDISKEGNVINKKCEALAVSGLAEYGDEIDVIAPVDILKQIFKIPYSKARVSIAVQRVGQTLVLNPGPDVEEGDKLIRRHKNQPQCTKNVDESLFLNFAMHSVRMEACDCPPTHPVHAEGQSSSSSSALPAEETAPDDRLDNAGSSKQLEHDGLICENDKRKKKNKEREPIRKNTLVSDKNRKIKPSGDSEKHRRCGRNEFLRVLFWQFHNFRMLLGSDLLLFSNDKYLSVSLHLWDLSEKVTPLTWLEAWLDNVMASVPELAICYHEKGVVQGYELLKTDDIFLLKGIAEDGTPAFHPHFVQKNGHAVLRFLQSNCKDDPGVYWLYKSAGEDVIQLFDLSIISNSQSPGDENDSASTLPSMIHSGRSDSLFSLGNLLYRVGHRLSLSVVPNDRTKCARFLRKCLNFLDEPDHMVVRAYAHEQFARLILNNDEEVDLTFESNNVQREVEITDLEEESLDPVTVVSESEEVIFSEDKFTEEFEKDVPPCKKLLSSDSPDSHDAETSANSDANLVLGHVSQAPAPLIETTTYLISSKLAAVHHVSQAIKSLRWTRQLQSSEQAEQDGPFNEALPPVDFSKCSCGDPDCIEVCDIRKWLPTSKLDRKLWNLVLLLGESYLSLGEAYKEDGQLHQSLNTVELACSVYGSMPHKFEETLFVSSMNKSVSLQSKSQEATDFEAELSSAGLFWAKVWMLVGDIYVQFHIVKGQELAKRPKVTSNSQLRMPSEIVKEVERLKKKLSEYSQNCSTCSLVNCSCKGDRASSGRSASSSSSGSSVRTVSHNRKHNRKLKSKNVTSRLSRNVEDEHVNVTLDQNESSSSKEIETSAGTKEAVFLDQQNESSSKGVKKGGIFKYLKGSKSDDDAESNLLAALNCYEETRKALQELPSGCNEFQSLNRKKGWVCNELGRNRLESKALNKAEDAFADAIVAFKEVHDHTNVILINCNLGHGRRALAEEIVSKMEALKLHPAFKNAYEQALESAKIEYSKSLGYYMAAKTEHSVAADSVPENLKVEVYTQLAHTHLRFGMILAKEDTTVLKHEVSASDAIREALALYESLGEIRRQEAAYAYLQLARYHKDRCLRILETEQRATNVIQRAKQYALLADRNWQRSMDFYGPENHPSMFLTILIERSALSFSLSNFWQSNTMLETAFSCLLEGRHVSETHAESLRTEDPELYFKFWAQSQMVLKRMLTLSIPAEGANKSQTSGKLRELYKTSLKSKSLSDLNAMHALWTTRVN, from the exons ATGGATCAATCAACTGCTGCTCCAAAGTCGCATTGTCTCCCGAACACAATCGAAAGCTCCAGAGATTTGCAATGCGTCGGAACTATGGAGATCGCCGCCTCGAAACCGATCGGTTTCCTCTGTGGCTCCCTTCCCGTTCTCCCCGATAACTCCTTCCCAACTTTCACTTCCGCTCTCTTACCTTCCCTCGAAAC AGTTAGTGCTCCAAGGTACCAGAAGATTCCGCTCAAGACAGATCTCAATCGACCTCCTCTCCTAACTGATTTTCCCGAGCAAGTATTACCCCTCGCCGTTGTCAAGTCTAGAATCACCGGAG ATATATCTAAAGAGGGTAATGTTATAAACAAGAAATGTGAAGCACTTGCTGTATCGGGTTTAGCCGAATATGGAGATGAGATAGACGTCATTGCCCCGGTTGACATTCTTAAGCAGATTTTTAAGATACCTTACTCCAAGGCTCGAGTCTCCATTGCTGTTCAACGTGTTGGACAGACTCTCGTTTTGAACCCTGGACCTGATGTTGAAGAAGGAGATAAACTGATTAGGAGGCACAAGAATCAACCCCAATGTACAAAAAACGTGGATGAGTCTTTGTTTCTCAACTTTGCTATGCATTCTGTGAGGATGGAGGCCTGTGATTGCCCTCCAACACATCCCGTACATGCAGAGGGACAGTcaagttcttcttcttctgctctcCCCGCGGAAGAGACTGCTCCTGACGACAGACTTGACAACGCCGGAAGTAGTAAACAACTGGAGCATGATGGTCTTATTTGTGAAAATGACAAGaggaaaaagaagaacaaagaacGTGAGCCGATTAGGAAAAATACTCTAGTCAGTGACAAGAATCGGAAGATCAAGCCGTCAGGAGACTCTGAGAAACACAGAAGATGTGGGAGAAATGagttcttgagagttctgttTTGGCAATTCCACAACTTCCGCATGCTTTTGGGAAGTGATCTGCTTCTCTTCAGCAACGACAAGTATTTGTCTGTTAGCTTGCATTTGTGGGACCTTAGCGAAAAG GTTACACCTTTAACTTGGCTTGAAGCTTGGCTTGATAATGTAATGGCAAGTGTGCCCGAGCTAGCAATTTGCTACCATGAGAAAGGTGTTGTCCAAGGGTATGAACTCTTAAAAACAGATGACATCTTTCTACTAAAAGGAATCGCTGAGGATGGTACACCTGCCTTTCATCCTCATTTTGTTCAGAAGAATGGCCATGCTGTTCTAAGGTTTCTTCAGTCAAATTGCAAAGATGATCCTGGAGTTTATTGG CTTTACAAAAGTGCGGGTGAAGATGTGATTCAGCTCTTTGATCTCTCTATTATTTCAAACAGCCAATCTCCAGGAGATGAAAACGACAGTGCAAGCACATTGCCGTCTATGATTCACAGTGGGAGAAGTGACTCGTTGTTTTCCTTAGGAAATCTACTCTATCGTGTTGGTCATAGACTTTCTTTGTCTGTG GTGCCAAATGATCGGACCAAGTGTGCGAGGTTCCTTAGAAAATGTCTGAATTTCTTAGACGAGCCTGATCATATG GTTGTTCGAGCATATGCACATGAGCAGTTTGCAAGGCTCATTCTGAATAATGACGAGGAAGTTGATTTGACTTTCGAGTCTAATAATGTGCAACGTGAAGTCGAAATTACAGATCTAGAAGAGGAATCACTTGATCCTGTTACTGTTGTCAGTGAAAGTGAGGAGGTGATTTTCTCGGAGGACAAGTTCACTGAAGAGTTTGAGAAAGATGTGCCACCCTGCAAGAAACTATTAAGTTCAGACAGTCCAGATTCACATGATGCCGAAACCTCTGCTAATTCAGATGCCAATCTCGTTCTTGGTCATGTGAGCCAAGCTCCTGCACCTCTGATTGAGACTACAACGTATCTGATTTCATCGAAGCTAGCAGCAGTTCACCACGTTTCTCAAGCTATAAAGTCTCTCAGGTGGACACGACAACTACAGTCTTCAGAACAGGCTGAACAGGACGGTCCATTTAATGAGGCATTACCTCCTGTTGATTTTTCCAAATGCTCATGTGGTGATCCTGATTGTATTGAAGTCTGTGATATCCGTAAGTGGCTTCCAACATCTAAACTAGATAGGAAACTGTGGAACCTTGTTCTACTACTTGGTGAATCATACCTTTCTCTAGGGGAGGCTTACAAAGAGGACGGACAGTTGCACCAGTCTTTGAATACTGTGGAATTAGCCTGTTCTGTTTATGGATCAATGCCGCATAAGTTTGAAGAGACACTGTTTGTTTCCTCAATGAACAAGTCTGTTTCACTGCAGTCGAAGTCCCAAGAGGCAACAGATTTTGAAGCGGAACTTTCATCAGCAGGACTCTTTTGGGCTAAAGTGTGGATGCTGGTCGGTGATATATATGTTCAGTTCCACATTGTTAAAGGCCAAGAGCTGGCAAAAAGACCAAAAGTGACATCTAACAGTCAGTTAAGAATGCCGTCAGAAATAGTAAAAGAAGTAGAGAGGCTTAAGAAGAAGTTATCTGAGTACAGTCAAAATTGCTCCACGTGCTCATTAGTAAACTGCAGTTGTAAGGGTGACAGAGCAAGCAGTGGAAGAAGCGCAAGTAGCAGCAGCAGTGGAAGCAGTGTCCGTACTGTGTCTCATAACAGAAAGCACAATAGGAAACTCAAGTCCAAGAATGTCACTAGCAGGCTCTCACGAAATGTTGAAGATGAACATGTTAATGTCACTTTGGATCAGAATGAATCCAGCTCTTCTAAAGAAATAGAGACGTCAGCAGGAACAAAAGAAGCTGTCTTTCTGGATCAGCAGAATGAATCCAGCTCTAAGGGAGTGAAAAAGGGAGGAATATTCAAGTATCTCAAGGGTTCGAAGTCTGATGATGATGCAGAGAGCAATCTCTTGGCTGCGTTGAACTGTTATGAGGAAACTAGAAAAGCTTTACAGGAGCTTCCAAGTGGCTGTAACGAGTTTCAGTCTCTCAACAGAAAGAAAGGTTGGGTCTGTAATGAACTTGGTCGGAACCGTCTCGAGAGCAAAGCGCTCAACAAAGCTGAAGACGCTTTTGCTGATGCTATCGTGGCGTTCAAGGAAGTTCACGACCACACGAATGTTATACTTATCAACTGCAACCTGGGTCATGGGCGACGAGCACTAGCTGAAGAAATAGTCTCAAAGATGGAAGCTCTTAAACTGCATCCTGCTTTCAAAAATGCTTACGAGCAAGCTTTGGAGAGTGCAAAAATAGAATACAGCAAGTCACTCGGTTATTACATGGCAGCAAAGACAGAACACAGCGTCGCCGCTGATTCGGTTCCAGAGAATCTGAAAGTTGAGGTCTACACGCAGCTTGCTCATACACATCTAAGATTTGGAATGATTTTAGCAAAAGAAGACACAACCGTTCTAAAACATGAAGTATCAGCCAGTGATGCTATAAGAGAGGCATTGGCTTTATACGAATCTCTTGGGGAAATACGCAGACAGGAAGCTGCTTACGCTTACCTTCAGTTAGCGAGGTATCACAAAGATCGTTGCTTAAGGATCTTGGAAACTGAGCAGCGCGCCACTAATGTCATCCAGAGAGCCAAGCAGTATGCGTTGTTGGCAGATAGAAACTGGCAGAGATCAATGGACTTTTATGGCCCTGAGAATCATCCCTCAATGTTCTTGACGATTCTGATAGAGAGGTCGGCTCTTTCCTTTAGCCTTTCAAACTTCTGGCAATCAAACACT ATGCTTGAGACGGCTTTCTCTTGCCTGCTTGAGGGCCGCCACGTTTCTGAAACTCATGCGGAATCATTAAGAACCGAGGACCCGGAGCTTTACTTCAAATTCTGGGCCCAATCGCAGATGGTTCTCAAGAGAATGCTGACCTTATCCATACCTGCGGAAGGAGCAAACAAGTCTCAGACCTCTGGGAAACTAAGAGAGCTGTATAAAACGTCACTCAAGTCGAAAAGTCTGAGCGACTTGAATGCAATGCATGCCTTGTGGACTACAAGGGTAAACTAG